A portion of the Lolium rigidum isolate FL_2022 chromosome 1, APGP_CSIRO_Lrig_0.1, whole genome shotgun sequence genome contains these proteins:
- the LOC124684961 gene encoding monocopper oxidase-like protein SKU5, producing the protein MAAAALPLLLLLALAAAARATDPSVFLDWDVSYITASPLGVPQKVIAVNKQFPGPVVNVTTNYNVAVNVLNSLDEPLLITWDGIQQRKNCWQDGVLGTNCPIPPGWNWTYNFQVKDQIGSFFYFPPLTMQRAAGGFGGITVNNRAVISVPFDTPDGDITLFIGDWYKKNHTDLRKILDDGKELGMPDGVLMNGKGPYRYNDSLVPDSIEYTTINVEPGKTYRFRVHNVGTSTSLNLRIQGHNMALVETEGSYTMKQNFTNLDIHVGQSYSFLVSMDQNASSDYYIVASARFVNESLWTRVTGVAILHYSNSEGKASGPLPDPPNDEYDKTFSMNQARSIRMNVSTGAARPNPQGSFHYGQINVTQVYKLRNEPPLTINGKKRTTLNGISYSPPATPLRLADLDGKEGVYALDFPTMPSDGPPVIGSSIINSTYKNFMEIVFQNNDTKVQTYHIDGYAFWVVGMDYGEWTDNSRGTYNKWDGVSRCTTQVFPGAWTAVLLSLDSPGFWNVRTENLDTWYLGQETYIRVVDPDGGYNVTEVVAPKNMLYCGLLKDKQKAQKPHGSSASSSPALKQNGNYLVAALVSLVALAVVAH; encoded by the exons atggcggcggcggcgctgcccctcctcctcctgctggccctcgccgcggcggcgcgggcgacggACCCCTCCGTCTTCCTCGACTGGGACGTCTCCTACATCACCGCATCCCCCCTCGGCGTGCCGCAGAAG GTGATCGCAGTCAACAAGCAGTTCCCCGGCCCCGTCGTCAACGTCACCACAAACTACAACGTCGCCGTCAACGTACTCAACAGCCTCGACGAGCCGCTCCTAATCACCTG GGATGGGATCCAGCAACGGAAGAACTGCTGGCAAGATGGCGTTCTGGGCACCAACTGCCCCATACCGCCCGGCTGGAACTGGACCTACAACTTCCAGGTCAAGGACCAGATCGGGAGCTTCTTCTACTTCCCGCCACTCACCATGCAGCGTGCCGCCGGAGGCTTCGGGGGCATCACCGTCAACAACCGCGCCGTCATCTCCGTCCCGTTCGACACGCCTGACGGGGACATCACGCTTTTCATCGGCGACTGGTACAAGAAGAACCACACG GACCTGAGGAAGATCCTCGATGACGGGAAGGAGCTCGGGATGCCTGACGGTGTTTTGATGAACGGCAAGGGGCCTTATAGGTACAATGACTCCCTCGTCCCGGATAGCATCGAGTATACAACAATCAATGTTGAGCCAG GGAAAACATACCGCTTCCGTGTCCACAACGTGGGTACCTCAACGAGCTTGAACTTGAGGATTCAGGGCCACAACATGGCCCTTGTTGAGACAGAGGGTTCTTACACAATGAAGCAGAATTTCACCAACCTCGACATCCACGTGGGCCAGTCTTACTCCTTTTTAGTCAGCATGGATCAGAATGCAAGCAGTGATTATTACATCGTTGCCAGCGCTAGGTTTGTGAATGAGTCGCTCTGGACCAGGGTTACGGGTGTCGCAATTTTGCACTACTCAAATTCAGAGGGCAAAGCATCTGGCCCACTTCCTGATCCACCAAATGATGAGTATGACAAAACTTTCTCCATGAACCAGGCACGGTCAATCAG GATGAATGTGAGCACTGGTGCTGCTCGTCCTAATCCTCAAGGATCATTTCACTATGGCCAAATCAACGTGACCCAAGTTTACAAGTTAAGAAATGAGCCTCCTCTTACCATCAATGGAAAGAAACGGACTACACTGAATGGTATCTCGTATTCCCCACCTGCTACTCCTCTGAGGTTGGCAGACCTCGATGGTAAGGAAGGAGTATATGCACTTGACTTCCCAACTATGCCATCTGATGGGCCACCGGTGATTGGATCATCTATCATCAATTCCACATACAAGAACTTCATGGAAATTGTATTTCAGAACAATGACACTAAAGTACAGACCTACCATATTGATGGATATGCATTTTGGGTCGTGGG AATGGACTACGGTGAGTGGACCGACAATAGCCGTGGGACGTACAACAAATGGGATGGCGTTTCTCGTTGCACCACTCAG GTATTTCCTGGAGCGTGGACTGCTGTCCTACTGTCACTTGACAGCCCTGGTTTCTGGAACGTGCGCACAGAAAATCTGGACACGTGGTATCTAGGCCAGGAGACTTACATAAGGGTTGTAGATCCTGATGGAGGTTACAACGTTACCGAGGTGGTGGCTCCAAAGAACATGCTCTATTGTGGTCTCCTCAAGGATAAACAAAA GGCTCAGAAGCCTCACGGGTCATCAGCTTCATCATCCCCTGCGCTAAAACAGAATGGCAACTACTTGGTGGCAGCTTTGGTCTCGCTGGTAGCGTTGGCGGTTGTTGCACATTGA